In Rhodanobacter humi, the following are encoded in one genomic region:
- a CDS encoding 1-phosphofructokinase family hexose kinase: protein MITVVGINTAIDHLMRVDTLHLGEVNRTVHEQVLPGGKGLHVAQTIAALGEPVQLIGLIDTAHRNLTARRMSERGVLFHGVEIDAPLRHCIALQDADGRITEVLGQGPQLGERDRAALQRAFRLALAESELVILSGSLPRGLPVDTYAELAQQVHAAGKRCLIDASGEVLRQAVAAQPFLLKPNRDEAEALFGRSVGDLDAAVTALRELAARGVAMPVLSLGAQGALGMDDSGVWHAAVELEQVRNTVGSGDCFLAGMAVAIRRREPLREALRLAVACGAANAMDVETGYVRPDQVEALLGRVRVREWKH, encoded by the coding sequence GTGATCACGGTCGTCGGCATCAACACCGCGATCGACCACCTGATGCGGGTAGACACGCTGCACCTGGGCGAGGTCAACCGCACGGTGCACGAGCAGGTGTTGCCGGGCGGCAAGGGTCTGCACGTGGCGCAGACCATCGCCGCGCTGGGCGAACCGGTGCAGCTGATCGGCCTGATCGATACCGCGCACCGCAACCTCACCGCGCGCCGCATGAGCGAGCGCGGCGTGCTGTTCCACGGCGTGGAAATCGACGCGCCGCTGCGCCATTGCATCGCGCTGCAGGACGCGGATGGCCGGATCACCGAGGTGCTGGGGCAGGGCCCGCAACTGGGCGAGCGTGACCGCGCAGCCTTGCAACGTGCCTTTCGCCTCGCGCTGGCGGAAAGCGAGCTGGTGATCCTGTCCGGCAGCCTGCCGCGTGGTCTGCCCGTCGACACCTATGCCGAACTGGCGCAGCAGGTGCATGCGGCCGGCAAGCGCTGCCTGATCGACGCCAGCGGCGAAGTGCTGCGGCAGGCGGTGGCGGCGCAGCCGTTCCTGCTGAAGCCGAACCGCGACGAGGCCGAGGCGCTGTTCGGCCGCAGCGTGGGCGATCTCGATGCCGCCGTCACCGCGCTGCGCGAACTCGCCGCGCGCGGCGTGGCGATGCCGGTGCTGAGCCTGGGCGCGCAGGGCGCGCTGGGCATGGACGACAGCGGCGTGTGGCATGCGGCAGTCGAGCTGGAGCAGGTACGCAACACCGTGGGCTCGGGCGACTGCTTCCTCGCCGGCATGGCCGTGGCGATCAGGCGTCGTGAGCCGCTGCGGGAAGCCTTGCGGCTGGCGGTGGCCTGCGGCGCCGCCAACGCGATGGATGTGGAAACCGGTTACGTGCGTCCGGACCAGGTCGAGGCATTGCTCGGCCGGGTGCGGGTGCGGGAATGGAAGCACTGA